A genome region from bacterium includes the following:
- a CDS encoding xanthine dehydrogenase family protein subunit M — MFDFELVNPKTLESVPALLSRNWGETMLLAGGTDVLDLLKERLAQPQRLINLKSIPGLSYIKAGDGLEIGALTTIAEIAENAEVRQNYAALAEAAESIATPQLRNMGTLGGNLCQRPRCWYFREKDLICLKKGGELCFAVEGLNKYHCIFGGGPSFIVHPSDAAPALMAMGARLDLLSGTGRRSLALAEFYQLPEDNLMRENVLGPNELISAVKVPAPAAGTKSTYLKFREKQSHDFAIVSVAAVLQMEGKVCQQARLVLGGVAPIPWRVPAAEAELQGKTLTAAVLAKAAEAATANAIPLSQNGYKVQLTKVMVRRALEKLVK, encoded by the coding sequence ATGTTCGATTTCGAGCTGGTCAATCCCAAAACTCTGGAATCGGTGCCGGCGTTGTTGAGCCGCAATTGGGGGGAAACCATGCTGCTTGCGGGCGGCACCGACGTGCTGGACCTGCTGAAAGAGCGGCTGGCGCAGCCGCAGCGTTTGATCAATCTCAAAAGCATTCCGGGATTGAGCTATATCAAAGCCGGCGACGGACTCGAAATCGGCGCGCTCACCACGATCGCCGAGATCGCCGAGAACGCCGAAGTGCGGCAGAACTATGCCGCGCTCGCCGAAGCTGCCGAGAGCATCGCCACGCCGCAATTGCGCAACATGGGCACGCTCGGCGGCAATCTTTGCCAGCGGCCGCGCTGCTGGTATTTTCGCGAGAAAGATCTCATTTGTTTGAAAAAAGGCGGCGAGCTGTGCTTTGCCGTGGAGGGGCTGAACAAGTATCATTGCATTTTCGGCGGCGGCCCGAGCTTCATCGTACATCCTTCGGATGCCGCGCCCGCGCTGATGGCAATGGGCGCGCGCCTCGATCTCTTGAGTGGCACCGGCCGCCGCTCGCTTGCACTGGCAGAATTCTATCAACTGCCGGAAGACAATCTCATGCGCGAGAATGTTCTGGGGCCAAACGAGCTGATCTCAGCGGTCAAGGTTCCCGCGCCGGCAGCGGGCACCAAGAGCACCTATCTCAAATTCCGTGAAAAGCAATCACATGATTTTGCCATCGTGAGCGTGGCTGCGGTGCTGCAAATGGAAGGCAAGGTCTGCCAGCAGGCGCGGCTCGTGCTCGGCGGCGTCGCGCCCATTCCCTGGCGCGTACCGGCTGCGGAGGCGGAATTACAGGGCAAAACGCTCACTGCCGCCGTGCTGGCCAAAGCAGCGGAGGCCGCAACCGCCAACGCGATTCCGCTGAGTCAAAACGGCTACAAAGTCCAGCTCACCAAGGTGATGGTCCGGCGGGCGTTGGAGAAATTGGTGAAGTAG
- a CDS encoding TonB-dependent receptor, which produces MYCNKSIHAVIGLWLLATGVLAQSAGHEIRGRVIDRDSGKGIADVLLLVQGTLRGATSDASGDFVITHVPHRARLDLVAKHLGYAEVTVTLNRQTDDLAAVQIELRPTILQTVNEVVVLAERSNDAFLQNALRSNPDGGGRILRDLPGLHAVARGNVAYDPVIRGLKEEQINVTIDGIKVEPACNGRMDPPTAYADLAELEALTIVKGPFEVTGLGSALGGTINLAKLRPVYRPGQEGVLFTGAVGGSFHSAASGDKESVRLGMSSSRVGLQLNLSRQAGDNYTSARSEVPYSAYYDTHVDAMAGVRLAKNHEVRLAHYRSDGKDTGFPALPMDTRDHQALLYGFDYLAAAAPLGISQLQLKAYRSEVSHLMDNLDRPEAKMREMSVLGETETTGGNAIAEWRQHRTTVKFGADAWQMFATARRDMLTKSTGMRMSSLTWPEVTMRSYAAFAEFTRVFGTAWSVTAGGRAARVESEAEAAPAEFLRFHQRSDSKASETNWDSFVRFNFDPQATWSMSLALGRGVRPASHKERYGWYSLNALDGYDHIGAPGLASESNWAANFSMQYRAEKFQVHAEPYFNRLQNYISGEVRSDLQPRSMGARGVKVYRNLGSAQIYGVDVDLNWQGPARLSFFSNVSFTKGRDLERDAPLPEIPPLSTLSGVRYVNPSNLFWVQVETRAAARQGQVSPFTGEDETAAFAVYNLRTGLRVGSRLQVQAGLENLTDVFYHEHLDRSNIPQSGRNFYLKTSMHF; this is translated from the coding sequence ATGTATTGCAATAAATCCATTCATGCTGTGATTGGTCTATGGTTGTTAGCCACCGGGGTCCTGGCGCAATCCGCCGGCCATGAAATTCGCGGCCGCGTGATTGATCGCGACAGCGGCAAAGGCATCGCGGATGTCCTTTTGCTGGTGCAGGGCACCCTGCGCGGCGCCACCTCCGATGCCAGCGGCGATTTTGTAATCACTCATGTGCCGCACCGCGCGCGTTTGGATCTGGTGGCCAAACATTTGGGCTACGCCGAAGTCACTGTAACGTTGAACCGCCAGACCGATGATCTTGCCGCGGTGCAAATCGAGCTCCGGCCCACGATTCTGCAAACGGTCAATGAAGTGGTGGTGCTGGCGGAACGCAGCAACGATGCCTTTCTGCAAAACGCCTTGCGCAGCAATCCCGATGGCGGCGGCAGAATTTTGCGCGACCTGCCCGGCTTGCATGCGGTGGCGCGCGGCAACGTGGCTTATGATCCGGTCATCCGTGGTTTGAAAGAGGAGCAGATCAACGTCACCATCGACGGGATCAAGGTGGAGCCGGCGTGCAACGGCCGCATGGATCCGCCCACGGCCTATGCCGATCTGGCGGAGTTGGAGGCGTTGACGATCGTCAAAGGCCCGTTTGAAGTCACCGGACTGGGCTCGGCATTGGGCGGCACGATCAATCTCGCCAAGCTGCGGCCGGTCTACCGCCCCGGGCAGGAGGGCGTGCTGTTCACCGGCGCCGTGGGCGGCAGCTTTCACAGCGCAGCCTCGGGCGACAAGGAAAGCGTGCGGTTGGGCATGAGCAGCTCGCGCGTCGGGCTGCAGCTCAATCTCAGCCGGCAGGCGGGCGATAATTACACCTCGGCGCGCAGTGAGGTGCCATACTCGGCTTATTACGACACCCATGTCGATGCCATGGCCGGGGTGCGCCTGGCGAAAAATCATGAAGTGCGGCTGGCGCATTATCGCAGCGACGGCAAAGACACGGGTTTTCCCGCGCTGCCGATGGACACGCGCGATCATCAGGCGCTGCTTTACGGATTTGATTACCTGGCCGCGGCCGCGCCGCTGGGCATCTCGCAACTTCAACTCAAAGCCTACCGCAGCGAAGTTTCGCACTTGATGGACAATCTCGACCGGCCAGAAGCAAAGATGCGCGAGATGTCCGTTCTGGGAGAAACCGAAACCACGGGCGGCAATGCCATCGCGGAATGGCGGCAACATCGCACAACGGTCAAATTCGGCGCCGACGCCTGGCAGATGTTTGCCACCGCCCGGCGCGACATGCTCACCAAGAGCACCGGCATGCGCATGTCCAGCCTTACCTGGCCGGAGGTGACAATGCGCAGCTATGCTGCTTTTGCCGAGTTCACCCGTGTGTTCGGCACGGCGTGGAGCGTCACCGCGGGTGGCCGTGCCGCCCGGGTGGAATCAGAAGCGGAGGCTGCGCCGGCGGAATTCCTCCGCTTTCACCAGCGCAGCGACAGCAAAGCCTCGGAAACCAATTGGGATTCTTTCGTCCGGTTCAACTTCGATCCGCAAGCCACGTGGAGCATGAGCCTGGCGCTCGGACGGGGCGTGCGGCCGGCCAGCCACAAGGAACGCTACGGCTGGTATTCGCTCAATGCCCTGGATGGTTATGATCATATCGGCGCGCCCGGCCTCGCGTCCGAATCCAACTGGGCCGCCAATTTCTCCATGCAATACCGCGCCGAAAAATTCCAAGTGCATGCTGAGCCGTATTTCAACCGCTTGCAAAATTACATCAGCGGTGAAGTGCGCAGTGACTTGCAGCCGCGCAGCATGGGCGCGCGCGGTGTGAAAGTGTATCGTAACCTCGGCAGCGCCCAGATTTATGGTGTGGACGTGGATTTGAACTGGCAGGGGCCGGCGCGATTGAGCTTCTTCAGCAATGTCTCATTCACCAAGGGCCGCGATCTCGAGCGCGATGCGCCGCTGCCGGAAATCCCGCCGCTGTCCACGCTGAGCGGTGTGCGTTATGTGAATCCGTCCAATCTGTTCTGGGTGCAAGTCGAGACCCGCGCTGCGGCACGCCAGGGGCAAGTGTCGCCCTTTACCGGCGAAGATGAGACCGCTGCCTTTGCCGTCTACAACCTGCGCACCGGCCTCCGCGTGGGCAGCCGGCTGCAGGTGCAGGCCGGTTTGGAGAATTTGACTGACGTGTTCTATCACGAGCATTTGGATCGCAGCAACATTCCGCAATCCGGCCGGAATTTCTATCTCAAGACTTCCATGCACTTCTGA
- a CDS encoding glutamine synthetase III — MPKNSARRYDVVAAAKNWVLRSAPQQLTADINSIFGEHTFNMEVMRDKLPKETFQSLMATIDKGQPLDPKLADVVALAMKEWAVEHGATHFTHWFQPLTGLTAEKHDSFVTPNVGGGAIARFSGKDLIQGEPDASSFPSGGIRATFEARGYTAWDPTSPAFIIKNHHGATLCIPTAFASWTGEALDHKTPLLRSMEALNRQALRALALFEVKNVHKVYTTVGAEQEYFLIDEEFYYRRPDLVTTGRTLFGAKPPRGQELEDHYFGSIPERVLAFMTDVEYQLYRLGVPVKTRHNEVAPAQYEIAPIFENSNLAADHQQMMMQVMRNTARKYGLVCLLHEKPFAGINGSGKHNNWSMATDTGMNLLEPGETPHDNMQFLFFCAAVIKAVDEHQDLLRASVAHAGNDHRLGANEAPPAIISVFLGEQLEDIFRQIEKGKPESSKSKDLLGLGSAVLPHLPRHAGDRNRTSPFAFTGNKFEFRAVGASQSISFPNTVLNTIVAAAIEEMATTIEEHLRKKMPFEQALHSVLKEVLHRHNRIIFNGDNYTAEWHQEAERRGLWNLRNSLDAFERLHEEKNVKLFETYQVLNQRELEAREEIFFDQYFKTVNIEAETTALMAQTMILPAAIRYLHDLSQTAEGLQRNGATPAGVARTLQEVNGYANDFREALDKLLVVNAELGGDTVHSKAYHMRDNVIPAMNSVRAAAARLEKALPDDYWPLPIYSEMLFVK; from the coding sequence GTGCCCAAGAACTCTGCCCGACGTTATGACGTGGTGGCCGCTGCCAAGAACTGGGTCTTGCGCAGTGCGCCGCAACAGCTTACGGCTGACATCAATTCCATTTTCGGCGAGCACACCTTCAACATGGAGGTCATGCGCGACAAATTGCCAAAGGAGACGTTTCAGTCGCTGATGGCAACGATTGACAAAGGCCAGCCGCTGGATCCCAAGCTTGCGGATGTCGTTGCGCTGGCCATGAAAGAATGGGCGGTGGAGCATGGTGCGACCCATTTCACCCACTGGTTTCAGCCGCTCACCGGCCTGACCGCCGAGAAGCACGACAGCTTTGTTACGCCCAATGTCGGCGGCGGCGCGATTGCCCGTTTTTCCGGCAAAGATCTCATCCAGGGCGAGCCCGACGCGTCCTCGTTTCCGAGCGGCGGCATTCGCGCAACTTTCGAGGCGCGCGGCTATACGGCATGGGACCCCACTTCGCCGGCTTTCATCATCAAGAATCATCACGGCGCGACGCTCTGCATTCCCACCGCATTCGCTTCGTGGACCGGTGAGGCGCTCGATCACAAGACGCCATTGCTGCGCTCAATGGAAGCCCTGAATCGGCAGGCGCTGCGGGCCTTGGCCCTGTTCGAAGTGAAGAACGTGCACAAAGTCTACACCACCGTCGGCGCCGAGCAGGAGTATTTTCTCATTGACGAAGAGTTTTATTACCGCCGGCCGGACTTGGTGACCACCGGCCGCACGCTGTTTGGCGCCAAACCGCCGCGCGGCCAGGAACTGGAGGATCACTACTTCGGCTCCATTCCCGAGCGCGTACTCGCCTTCATGACCGATGTCGAGTACCAGCTCTATCGTCTGGGGGTGCCGGTGAAGACGCGGCACAATGAAGTGGCGCCGGCGCAGTATGAAATCGCACCGATCTTCGAGAACAGCAATCTCGCCGCCGATCATCAACAAATGATGATGCAGGTGATGCGCAACACCGCGCGCAAATACGGCCTGGTGTGTCTGCTGCATGAGAAACCCTTTGCCGGCATCAACGGCAGCGGCAAACACAACAACTGGTCGATGGCCACCGACACCGGCATGAACCTGCTGGAGCCGGGCGAGACGCCGCACGACAACATGCAATTCTTGTTCTTCTGCGCGGCGGTGATCAAGGCGGTGGACGAGCACCAGGATTTGCTGCGCGCCAGCGTCGCCCATGCCGGCAACGATCATCGCCTGGGCGCCAATGAAGCGCCGCCCGCAATCATCTCGGTGTTCCTCGGCGAACAACTCGAAGACATTTTCAGACAGATCGAAAAAGGCAAGCCGGAGAGCAGCAAGTCGAAGGACCTGCTCGGCTTGGGCAGCGCGGTGCTGCCGCATCTGCCGCGCCATGCCGGCGACCGCAACCGCACGTCGCCGTTTGCTTTCACCGGCAATAAGTTCGAGTTCCGCGCGGTCGGCGCCAGCCAGTCGATCTCGTTTCCGAACACGGTGCTCAACACCATCGTGGCAGCGGCCATCGAGGAGATGGCCACCACCATTGAAGAGCACTTGCGGAAGAAGATGCCGTTCGAGCAGGCTTTGCACAGCGTGTTGAAGGAGGTGCTGCACCGGCACAACCGCATCATCTTCAACGGCGACAACTACACGGCCGAATGGCATCAGGAGGCGGAACGTCGGGGGCTGTGGAACTTGCGCAACTCGCTCGATGCCTTCGAGCGGCTGCACGAGGAGAAGAACGTGAAGCTCTTCGAAACGTACCAGGTCTTGAATCAGCGCGAGCTGGAAGCGCGGGAAGAAATCTTCTTCGATCAGTATTTCAAGACCGTCAACATCGAGGCCGAGACCACGGCCTTGATGGCGCAGACCATGATTCTGCCGGCCGCGATTCGCTACCTGCATGACCTTTCTCAAACCGCCGAAGGCTTGCAGCGCAACGGCGCCACCCCGGCGGGTGTGGCCAGGACGCTGCAGGAAGTTAACGGCTATGCCAATGATTTCCGCGAAGCGCTCGACAAGCTGCTGGTGGTCAATGCCGAGCTCGGCGGCGACACGGTGCATTCCAAAGCCTATCACATGCGCGACAATGTCATCCCCGCGATGAACAGCGTGCGCGCTGCGGCGGCCCGGCTGGAAAAAGCGTTGCCGGATGACTACTGGCCGCTGCCGATCTACAGCGAGATGTTGTTCGTGAAATAA
- a CDS encoding argininosuccinate synthase — translation MPHPVRKVVLSYSGGLDTSIIIPWLKENYGCEVIAYTANIGQGEELEGLEEKAIKTGASKIYIDDLREEFVRDFIYPTLKANAIYEGKYLLGTSFARPLIAKHQVLVAEKEGADAVAHGCTGKGNDQVRFELTYKALNPKLRVIAPWREWNIRSREDAIRYAHERKVPISASLDKIYSHDQNLWHRSSEGGELEDPWQAAPPAVFSLTVSPEAAPDRPTIVTLDFEKGEPVALNGEALSPVALLTELNRLGGANGIGRVDMVENRLVGMKSRGVYETPGGTILYAAHQELESLVLTSQLLRMKEMLAPRYAELIYTGQWYTPVRQALDAFVQKTQEKVTGTVRLKLYKGNVMVEGRKSPYSLYREDYATFGEDDVYNQQDAEGFINLFGLPLKVKALIDIEGSGLSEYRHPDYSKFKRD, via the coding sequence ATGCCTCATCCCGTTCGCAAAGTCGTGCTCTCCTATTCCGGTGGACTCGACACCTCGATTATCATTCCCTGGCTCAAAGAAAACTACGGCTGTGAAGTGATCGCCTACACCGCCAATATTGGCCAGGGCGAAGAGCTGGAAGGGCTGGAGGAAAAGGCCATCAAAACCGGCGCCAGCAAGATCTATATCGACGATTTGCGTGAAGAGTTCGTGCGCGATTTCATTTACCCGACTTTGAAAGCGAACGCCATCTATGAAGGCAAATACCTGCTCGGCACTTCGTTCGCCCGGCCGCTGATCGCCAAACACCAGGTCTTGGTCGCCGAGAAGGAGGGTGCGGATGCAGTCGCCCACGGTTGCACCGGCAAGGGCAACGACCAGGTCCGTTTTGAATTGACCTACAAAGCGCTCAACCCCAAGCTGCGCGTTATCGCGCCCTGGCGGGAATGGAACATCCGTTCGCGCGAAGACGCCATCCGCTACGCCCACGAAAGAAAGGTTCCCATCAGCGCCTCGCTGGACAAGATCTACAGTCACGACCAAAATCTCTGGCATCGTTCCAGCGAAGGCGGTGAATTGGAAGATCCCTGGCAAGCTGCGCCGCCGGCAGTCTTCAGTCTCACCGTAAGCCCGGAAGCAGCGCCGGACCGCCCGACAATTGTCACGCTTGACTTCGAAAAAGGCGAGCCGGTTGCGCTCAACGGCGAAGCCCTGTCGCCGGTGGCCTTGTTGACCGAATTGAACCGCTTGGGCGGCGCCAACGGCATCGGTCGCGTGGACATGGTGGAAAACCGGCTGGTCGGCATGAAATCCCGCGGCGTTTATGAGACCCCCGGCGGCACGATTCTCTACGCCGCCCATCAGGAGCTGGAAAGCCTGGTGCTCACCAGTCAGCTCTTGCGCATGAAAGAAATGCTCGCGCCGCGCTACGCCGAGCTAATTTACACCGGCCAATGGTACACGCCGGTGCGCCAGGCGCTCGATGCCTTCGTGCAAAAGACGCAGGAGAAAGTCACCGGCACGGTGCGGCTGAAACTCTACAAGGGCAACGTCATGGTCGAAGGCCGCAAATCGCCCTATTCGCTCTATCGTGAAGACTACGCCACCTTCGGCGAAGATGACGTCTACAACCAGCAGGATGCCGAAGGCTTCATCAATCTCTTCGGCCTGCCGCTCAAAGTCAAAGCGCTGATCGATATCGAAGGCAGCGGCCTGAGTGAGTATCGCCATCCGGATTACAGCAAGTTCAAGCGGGATTGA
- a CDS encoding HNH endonuclease, producing MAKSLAKIRRRIAAQADYRCGYCLTSEKLTGIRLALDHIIPLAAGGQSEENSLWVACRPCNEFKGALTRAEDPVTKLSVAIFSPRFQDWHEHFEWSVDGIRILGLTPIGRATVIALQLNHESIVYARRQWVKVGWHPPDDI from the coding sequence ATGGCGAAGAGTCTCGCCAAGATCCGCCGCCGCATCGCGGCGCAAGCGGATTATCGCTGCGGATATTGCCTGACCTCCGAGAAACTCACCGGCATTCGTCTTGCCCTCGATCACATTATCCCGCTGGCTGCCGGCGGTCAATCTGAAGAGAATAGTCTTTGGGTTGCTTGCCGCCCGTGCAACGAATTTAAAGGCGCACTAACGCGCGCGGAAGATCCTGTCACGAAATTGTCCGTCGCTATTTTTAGTCCTCGATTTCAAGATTGGCATGAACACTTCGAATGGAGCGTCGATGGAATAAGGATTCTCGGGCTTACGCCGATTGGTCGCGCCACGGTCATCGCATTACAACTTAATCATGAGTCTATCGTTTATGCTCGCCGGCAATGGGTAAAAGTGGGCTGGCACCCACCGGATGATATTTGA
- the argH gene encoding argininosuccinate lyase: MEKFSRSIDIDGRLWREDIRVNQAWATALRAAGILSAAEEKRIQNGLQRIAEEFRANRFRFRPQDEDIHVAIERRLTELSGDAGAKIHTGRSRNDQVVTDFRLYLKRKTRELQSSLHACVNAIVQQAEASQEIILPSYTHTQQAQPVRLAHYMLSAFEALRRHHQQLQEFLQRVDELPLGAGAVAGTAFAIDRRLLAAELGFSRIAANSIDATGSRSFCNEITFVCADLGTTLSRYAHDFILWSTQEFGFLDPGEKFATGSSMMPNKKNPDAFELVRGKAGVLIGLLAAMLTLQKGTPVTYNRDLQEDKKIVFEALQTAQDCLEVFAGALATSRFRPEKMKAALDGSLFATDIADYLVRKGVPFRKAHHLVARAVQQAEHERCELHELPLPYWQKLHSSFGDDVSNCFDARASVERRNAIGGTALAQVKRQLREAKKWLVRKR; this comes from the coding sequence ATGGAAAAATTCAGCCGCTCGATCGACATCGACGGGCGGTTGTGGCGGGAAGATATTCGCGTCAATCAGGCCTGGGCCACAGCCTTGCGTGCCGCCGGAATTTTGTCGGCGGCGGAGGAGAAACGCATTCAAAACGGATTGCAACGCATTGCCGAAGAATTTCGTGCGAATCGTTTTCGCTTTCGACCTCAGGATGAAGACATTCATGTCGCCATCGAACGCCGCCTGACGGAGCTGAGCGGCGACGCTGGCGCGAAAATTCACACCGGCCGCAGCCGCAATGATCAAGTCGTCACCGACTTTCGCCTCTATTTGAAACGTAAAACCCGTGAATTGCAATCCTCGCTGCATGCTTGCGTGAATGCGATCGTGCAGCAAGCTGAAGCCTCGCAAGAAATTATCCTTCCCAGTTATACTCACACCCAGCAAGCGCAGCCCGTCCGGCTTGCGCATTATATGCTTTCAGCGTTTGAAGCCTTGCGCCGGCATCACCAACAATTGCAGGAATTCCTGCAAAGAGTCGATGAGTTGCCGTTGGGCGCCGGCGCGGTGGCGGGCACCGCCTTTGCAATCGACCGGCGGCTGCTTGCGGCAGAGCTGGGCTTCAGCCGAATCGCGGCGAATTCGATCGATGCCACCGGCAGCCGCAGCTTCTGCAATGAAATCACCTTTGTGTGCGCCGACCTCGGCACCACGCTGAGCCGCTATGCGCATGACTTCATTTTGTGGAGCACGCAGGAATTCGGCTTTCTCGATCCCGGCGAAAAATTTGCCACCGGCTCGAGCATGATGCCCAACAAGAAAAATCCCGATGCCTTCGAGTTGGTGCGCGGCAAAGCCGGCGTGCTGATCGGCTTGCTGGCCGCCATGCTCACGCTGCAAAAAGGCACGCCGGTCACCTACAATCGCGACCTGCAGGAGGACAAGAAGATCGTGTTCGAAGCGCTGCAGACGGCACAGGATTGCCTGGAAGTGTTTGCCGGCGCGCTGGCCACCAGCCGTTTCCGGCCGGAGAAGATGAAGGCCGCGCTCGACGGCAGCCTGTTCGCGACCGACATTGCCGACTATCTCGTGCGCAAAGGCGTGCCCTTCCGCAAAGCGCATCATCTCGTGGCGCGGGCGGTGCAACAAGCCGAACACGAACGTTGCGAGTTGCATGAATTGCCCTTGCCGTATTGGCAAAAGTTGCATTCGTCGTTCGGTGATGATGTTTCAAATTGCTTCGATGCGCGCGCCAGCGTCGAGCGGCGCAATGCCATTGGCGGGACCGCGTTGGCGCAAGTAAAACGGCAGTTGCGCGAAGCGAAGAAGTGGTTGGTGCGAAAGCGATGA
- a CDS encoding DUF962 domain-containing protein codes for MPKTLKTFAEFWPFYLGEHAAPANRWLHFIGTSLALAQIIFAVATQRYWFLLTALLTGYAFAWVGHFWLEKNRPATFTYPFFSFLGDWKMWALMLAGRLQQERQRLELKNQKG; via the coding sequence ATGCCCAAAACGCTCAAAACCTTTGCAGAGTTTTGGCCGTTCTATCTCGGCGAGCATGCTGCGCCTGCCAACCGCTGGCTCCATTTCATCGGTACTTCACTGGCGCTGGCGCAGATCATCTTTGCGGTGGCCACGCAGCGCTATTGGTTTTTGCTCACCGCCTTACTGACCGGTTATGCATTCGCCTGGGTGGGCCATTTCTGGCTGGAGAAAAACCGGCCCGCGACGTTTACTTATCCGTTTTTCTCGTTTCTGGGTGACTGGAAGATGTGGGCCTTGATGCTCGCCGGCCGGCTGCAGCAGGAGAGGCAGAGGCTGGAATTGAAGAATCAGAAAGGCTGA
- a CDS encoding MmcQ/YjbR family DNA-binding protein — protein sequence MSFKTFATFCRKLPHITEDVKWESNLVFSVGGKMFAMFELADFSHVSFRTTPWLFSTLISKEGIDPAPYLARYNWVLVTKPRALPPAMLRQLMRESYHLVAAGLPAKKRRELGLQETSGSKQRPASKRGRTKR from the coding sequence ATGAGCTTCAAAACCTTTGCCACTTTTTGCCGCAAATTACCGCACATCACCGAGGATGTTAAATGGGAAAGCAATCTCGTCTTTTCGGTGGGCGGCAAGATGTTCGCCATGTTCGAGCTTGCCGATTTCTCGCATGTCTCCTTCCGCACGACTCCCTGGCTGTTTTCAACGTTGATCAGCAAAGAAGGCATTGATCCCGCGCCGTATCTCGCCCGCTACAATTGGGTGTTGGTAACCAAGCCGAGGGCCTTGCCGCCGGCGATGCTCAGGCAATTAATGCGCGAGTCTTATCATCTCGTGGCGGCGGGCTTGCCGGCGAAGAAGAGGAGAGAGTTGGGGCTGCAAGAGACATCGGGATCCAAGCAAAGGCCAGCGTCCAAACGCGGCCGCACGAAACGCTAA